In Nocardioides conyzicola, one genomic interval encodes:
- a CDS encoding lysophospholipid acyltransferase family protein yields the protein MRDITYPPVIAAAKTGFRLLGQRFTMTGTEHVPRTGGVLLACNHIGYVDFVYGGLAANPSGRLVRFMAKRELFDHKLVGPLMRSLHHIEVDRGAGEASFRTAVDYLRQGEAVGIFPEATISRSMELKEFKTGAVRIAAEAGVPLVPVTMWGTQRMMTKDHPKDFSRGKTIAITVGEPLHPTGADPVAETAELRAAMTALLDRTIRDYPAAEQPPGSWWLPASYGGSAPTPEEALRLDAAERQRRAERKANKSTK from the coding sequence ATGCGTGACATCACCTATCCGCCCGTCATCGCCGCCGCCAAGACCGGCTTCCGGCTGCTGGGGCAGCGCTTCACGATGACCGGGACCGAGCACGTGCCGCGGACCGGCGGCGTGCTGCTCGCGTGCAACCACATCGGGTACGTCGACTTCGTGTACGGCGGCCTCGCCGCCAACCCGTCGGGCCGCCTGGTCAGGTTCATGGCCAAGCGCGAGCTGTTCGACCACAAGCTGGTGGGCCCGCTGATGCGCTCGCTGCACCACATCGAGGTCGACCGCGGCGCCGGCGAGGCGTCGTTCCGCACCGCCGTCGACTACCTGCGCCAGGGCGAGGCCGTCGGCATCTTCCCCGAGGCCACGATCTCCCGGTCCATGGAGCTCAAGGAGTTCAAGACCGGCGCCGTCCGGATCGCGGCGGAGGCCGGCGTACCCCTCGTCCCGGTCACCATGTGGGGCACCCAGCGGATGATGACCAAGGACCACCCCAAGGACTTCTCCCGCGGCAAGACGATCGCGATCACCGTCGGCGAGCCGCTGCACCCGACCGGAGCTGACCCGGTCGCGGAGACGGCCGAGCTCCGCGCCGCGATGACCGCGCTCCTCGACCGGACCATCCGGGACTACCCGGCGGCCGAGCAGCCGCCCGGCTCGTGGTGGCTGCCGGCGTCGTACGGCGGGAGCGCGCCGACTCCCGAGGAGGCGCTGCGGCTGGACGCCGCGGAGCGGCAGCGCCGGGCGGAGCGCAAAGCCAACAAGTCGACAAAGTGA
- a CDS encoding pyridoxal phosphate-dependent aminotransferase yields the protein MRKIRQSRKLQNVRYDVRGPILLEAQRLEAEGHHILKLNIGNTAPFGFDAPEAIVADIVHHLPDAQGYSDSQGIYPARTAVAQYYQSHGLRDVGVDDVFIGNGVSELIGMVLQAFLDDGNEILVPAPDYPLWTGAVTLSGGTAVHYECDESNGWNPDLVDIEAKITEHTQGLVIINPNNPTGAVYSEDVVKGLIDIARRHELVVFADEIYEKIIFDDAVHHHAATYAGSDVLCLTFSGLSKAYRVCGYRAGWLMISGPKEVAEDFLEGLTLVANMRMCANVPAQHAIQTALGGYQSVEELVVPGGRFYEQSKLASRLLNEIPGVSNVEPMGALYCFPRLDPEVYPIDDDEAFVIELLRAKKILVTHGTGFNWPRPDHFRLVTLPDAHVLEEAIGRIAEFLETRR from the coding sequence GTGCGCAAGATCCGACAGAGCCGCAAGCTGCAGAACGTCCGTTACGACGTGCGGGGCCCGATCCTGCTCGAGGCCCAGCGGCTGGAGGCCGAGGGGCACCACATCCTCAAGCTGAACATCGGCAACACCGCGCCGTTCGGGTTCGACGCACCCGAGGCCATCGTGGCCGACATCGTGCACCACCTGCCGGACGCGCAGGGCTACAGCGACAGCCAGGGCATCTACCCGGCTCGCACGGCGGTCGCGCAGTACTACCAGAGCCACGGGCTGCGCGACGTCGGCGTCGACGACGTCTTCATCGGCAACGGCGTGTCCGAGCTGATCGGGATGGTGCTGCAGGCCTTCCTCGACGACGGCAACGAGATCCTCGTCCCGGCACCCGACTACCCGCTGTGGACAGGGGCGGTGACGCTGTCCGGCGGCACCGCGGTGCACTACGAGTGCGACGAGTCGAACGGGTGGAACCCCGACCTCGTCGACATCGAGGCCAAGATCACCGAGCACACGCAGGGCCTGGTGATCATCAACCCCAACAACCCGACCGGCGCGGTCTACAGCGAGGACGTCGTCAAGGGCCTGATCGACATCGCCCGCCGGCACGAGCTGGTGGTCTTCGCCGACGAGATCTACGAGAAGATCATCTTCGACGACGCGGTGCACCACCACGCCGCGACGTACGCCGGCAGCGACGTCCTGTGCCTCACCTTCTCCGGGCTGTCCAAGGCCTACCGCGTCTGCGGCTACCGCGCGGGCTGGCTGATGATCTCCGGGCCCAAGGAGGTCGCCGAGGACTTCCTCGAGGGCCTCACCCTGGTCGCCAACATGCGGATGTGCGCCAACGTCCCGGCCCAGCACGCCATCCAGACGGCACTGGGCGGCTACCAGTCCGTCGAGGAGCTGGTCGTGCCCGGTGGCCGCTTCTACGAGCAGAGCAAGCTCGCCAGCCGCCTCCTCAACGAGATCCCGGGCGTCAGCAACGTCGAGCCGATGGGGGCGCTCTACTGCTTCCCGCGGCTCGACCCCGAGGTCTACCCGATCGACGACGACGAGGCGTTCGTGATCGAGCTGCTGCGCGCCAAGAAGATCCTGGTGACGCACGGGACCGGCTTCAACTGGCCGCGCCCCGACCACTTCCGGTTGGTCACGCTGCCCGACGCTCATGTGCTCGAGGAGGCGATCGGCCGGATCGCCGAGTTCCTCGAGACCCGCCGCTGA
- a CDS encoding ParB/RepB/Spo0J family partition protein: protein MNASRPAPRRGLGRGLGSLIPTGPPTTEGPDETHGDSPSGAGTSGQLDVSGLAPVAGAYFAEIPVGLIQPNRVQPRQVFDEDAMAELVHSIKEIGVLQPIVVRRHGPDDYELVMGERRWRASQEAGLKLVPAIVRETDDIDMLRDALLENLHRSQLNPLEEAAAYAQMLDDFGCTHEELASRIGRSRPQISNTLRLLKLTPAVQRRVAAGVLSAGHARSLLAISDPEVQDRLAARVVAEGISVRALEEIVAMRDVDGPGPRVGRKKPVAPGLVDLAERLSDRFETRVKIDLGRSKGKVTVEFGSIDDLQRIVDIMDPRRPNDRPI, encoded by the coding sequence ATGAATGCCAGCCGTCCCGCGCCACGTCGAGGCCTCGGCCGGGGTCTCGGCTCGCTGATCCCGACCGGTCCGCCGACCACCGAGGGCCCGGACGAGACCCACGGCGACTCGCCGTCGGGCGCCGGGACCTCCGGACAGCTGGACGTCTCCGGTCTGGCGCCGGTCGCCGGCGCCTACTTCGCCGAGATCCCGGTGGGGCTGATCCAGCCCAACCGGGTGCAGCCGCGCCAGGTCTTCGACGAGGACGCGATGGCGGAGCTCGTGCACTCGATCAAGGAGATCGGGGTGCTGCAGCCCATCGTCGTGCGCCGGCATGGGCCGGACGACTACGAGCTGGTCATGGGCGAGCGTCGCTGGCGCGCCTCCCAGGAGGCCGGCCTGAAGCTGGTCCCGGCCATCGTGCGCGAGACCGACGACATCGACATGCTGCGGGACGCGCTCCTGGAGAACCTGCACCGGTCCCAGCTCAACCCGCTCGAGGAGGCCGCGGCGTACGCGCAGATGCTCGACGACTTCGGCTGCACCCACGAGGAGCTGGCCAGCCGGATCGGCCGCTCGAGGCCCCAGATCAGCAACACACTGCGCCTGCTGAAGCTGACGCCGGCAGTCCAGCGACGGGTCGCCGCCGGTGTCCTGTCCGCCGGCCACGCGCGGTCCCTGCTCGCCATCTCCGACCCGGAGGTCCAGGACCGGCTGGCGGCCCGGGTGGTCGCCGAGGGCATCAGCGTGCGGGCGCTGGAGGAGATCGTCGCGATGCGCGACGTCGACGGCCCCGGTCCCCGAGTGGGGCGCAAGAAGCCCGTCGCGCCGGGCCTGGTCGACCTGGCCGAGCGGCTCTCCGACCGGTTCGAGACCCGGGTGAAGATCGACCTCGGCCGCAGCAAGGGCAAGGTCACCGTCGAGTTCGGCTCGATCGACGACCTGCAGCGGATCGTCGACATCATGGACCCGCGTCGGCCGAACGACCGCCCGATCTGA
- a CDS encoding ParA family protein, which yields MRTAADIAAAAPTFDDDHATPLARAAEHSMLARHGARMRPPMARPSKTRIFVVANQKGGVGKTTSTVNIAAGLAQLGQRVLVIDLDPQGNASTALGVEHRRGVPSTYDALVDGEPLVDVMSESSEIDNLWAVPATIDLAGAEIELVSVVARESRLRKAVHGHPWVGSAVEVGDDRFDYVLIDCPPSLGLLTLNALVAGDEMLIPIQAEYYALEGLGQLLETVEMVRAHLNQALEVSTILVTMYDGRTRLASGVAEEVREHFGDQVLKTAIPRSVRVSEAPSYGQTVMTYDPGSPGALSYLEAAREIAVQGAHR from the coding sequence GTGCGTACCGCAGCGGACATCGCGGCCGCTGCGCCCACCTTCGACGACGACCACGCCACCCCCCTCGCCCGGGCCGCCGAGCACAGCATGCTCGCGCGACACGGAGCGCGGATGCGCCCGCCGATGGCGCGGCCGAGCAAGACCCGGATCTTCGTGGTCGCCAACCAGAAGGGCGGTGTCGGCAAGACGACGTCCACCGTCAACATCGCCGCCGGCCTCGCCCAGCTCGGGCAGCGGGTGCTCGTCATCGACCTCGACCCGCAGGGCAACGCGTCCACGGCGCTCGGCGTCGAGCACCGCCGTGGCGTGCCGTCGACGTACGACGCGCTCGTCGACGGCGAGCCCCTGGTCGACGTGATGAGCGAATCGTCGGAGATCGACAACCTGTGGGCCGTGCCCGCCACCATCGACCTCGCCGGTGCCGAGATCGAGCTGGTGTCGGTTGTCGCGCGCGAGAGCCGGCTCCGCAAGGCCGTTCACGGTCACCCCTGGGTGGGCAGTGCGGTCGAGGTCGGGGACGACCGCTTCGACTACGTGCTCATCGACTGCCCGCCGTCGCTCGGCCTCCTCACCCTCAACGCGCTGGTCGCCGGCGACGAGATGCTGATCCCGATCCAGGCGGAGTACTACGCGCTCGAGGGGCTCGGGCAGCTGCTGGAGACGGTCGAGATGGTCCGCGCGCACCTCAACCAGGCGCTCGAGGTCTCCACGATCCTCGTCACGATGTACGACGGGCGCACCCGCCTCGCCTCCGGCGTCGCGGAGGAGGTGCGCGAGCACTTCGGCGACCAGGTGCTCAAGACGGCCATCCCGCGCTCGGTCCGGGTCTCCGAGGCGCCGTCGTACGGCCAGACGGTGATGACCTACGACCCGGGGTCACCGGGTGCCCTGTCCTATCTCGAAGCCGCACGTGAGATCGCCGTCCAGGGAGCCCACAGATGA